DNA sequence from the Alosa alosa isolate M-15738 ecotype Scorff River chromosome 2, AALO_Geno_1.1, whole genome shotgun sequence genome:
ACAGGATATAGGTGATGGTTTGTAAATATTCAGTGGGTGGACCTCTTTCTGCACCCTATATTCAATGCAGTGGTCGCGAAAGGGTCTCTCATTCTTTATGTCTGCTTGGCTGCCATGATGATTATTTATGCTGCTGAAATGACAATTGTACAAGCTATAACTCCTTATAGTTTGTGGACTCTTACTCTGCTAGTGTGTTATGTAATGGGTGTCTTTTTGGTGCAGTTTCACAGGTTCTTGTGTGGCTGAATCACGTTGTTCCTCCATCAAGTCATAAACAAATGACAACAGCAACTCTAAATAAACATCCAAATTTATCCCTCTCAATTCTAAACGTGTATATTTGCCTAGCAGATGATGATGGAATCTAGGTTCCAAAGATATTTCTGACTGAATAGATTATCCCAGATTACACACCACAGATTGGCAAATCGCTGTGCCATGTGTGTTTTCTGCTCTTACATAAAGAGAATCAGTGCTTGCAGATTATCTGTTTCTAATTGCATGTCAAACTCAGTATAGTGAGATGGGGAGATACTTGACACAGTTTCAGTGCATGCAACTTTGAAGTAACTTGAAGCACAGGTATAGTGTTGGAAATTGTGGTGGTTCTTTTTACAGGAGAATGTGGCCATCCCATACAGACGTGTGCTAATAACAGGTGCCACAGGCCTACTTGGACGGGCTGTGTATAAAGAGTTCCAGAACAATGCCTGGGATGCTTTGGGTACTGGCTATTCACGGGCACGGCCTCGCTTTCTCAAGTGCAATTTACTGGATGAGGAGGCCTTGCGGTCATTAATCCAGCAGTTTCAGGTATGTTGTTTAAGACGTACATCAAGTATTATCCCCAGAAATATATGTGatatatactatacacacacacatatatgctccttgttggtgccctccccataatttcactgcatttcttaaatccagtaactatatgcatgtgacaataaacttccttgtatatATAATAGATTTTTACTCACAtatactttattgtttgttttttccagcCCCATGTGATTGTGCACTGTGCGGCAGAGAGGAGGCCAGATGTTGTGGAACGCCACACTGAAGCTGCCTTCAACCTCAATGTCCACACATCAGCCACTCTGGCTAAAGAGACAGGTCAGTCGAACCAGTTTTAATCTCAAGACATGATGACATGTGGCAGTGGCGTGGTGTTCCTTATGGCAAATTAGGATCTGGTAGACTACCAGTCCATATACCGGTACACTCGAACATACATACTGTTGTTGAATAACAGATGTCTTCTCATAATTGTTATTTTACTGCTGTGTTGAAAGTGAATACTTGTGTTCTGTATGCACTATAACACCGGGCACATGAACTTTAGTCTGTAAGCGCTGTCTACTAGAAACAGAAGAAAATGTCTAAATATTTACTGACCTTGTCTTGTGCATGTTGTTTATCACCTTACAGCTGGGATCTTCCTCATCTACATCAGCACTGATTATGTATTTGATGGCCGTAACCCTCCCTACGGGGAGAATGATGCCCCCAACCCCTTAAACCTCTATGGCAAATCCAAGCTGGAGGGAGAGCGGGAAGTCCTGAGACATAACCCAGGTCTGTAATCTGCCCTCATCTCTTGATTTCACATTATCATCCAATTCCAAACAACGGTTTGTTTGGCTTGTGGTCAGTTTGCCGACCGTGCATTAAGGATAAAGCTCTTTTAACTGGAGATTTTCACTgaagttttcttttatttttttgtattttattttaattatttttatattatttattatcctTTATTTTACCAGAAGAGTCCCATTGAGTTCTTAATCTCTTTTTTTCAACGGAGAATGGGACAGTTCTTAATCTATGTTTTATTGTGTGATGTGAGTAGGTTCACAACTTCTCCGATGTGAATGTTGCATAACATTGTACCACTGATGTGCCTGCATGTTATGCTGTGCTAGTCTTTAATTGGATAATGACATTTGTTCCTGGTGGGTGATGTAAGCATTTTGCTTTGGTGTGTGCCAGGGGCTGCCATCCTGCGGGTGCCCATCCTGTACGGCGAGGTGGAGCGTGTGGACGAGAGCGCGGTCACCGTGCTGTGGGACCGCGTACAGGAGGGCGCCGACAGCTGCACCATCGACCACTGCCAGCAGCGCTTCCCCACCTACAGCAGCGATGTGGCTCGCGTCTGCAGGCTGATGGCCGAGAGGAGACTGCAGGTCAGTGAGCTTCACACACCTGGAGCCAACTAGCAGCTAGAGTTCTCTTATCAGAAGCCAAATAGCAGCTAGAGTTCTCTTATCAAAAGCCAACTAGCAGCTAGAGTTCTCTTATCAAAAGCCAACTAGCAGCTACAGTTCTCTTATCAGAAGCCAACTAGCAGCTAGAGTTCCCTTATCAAAAGCCAACTAGCAGCTACAGTTCTCTTATCAGAAGCCAACTAGCAGCTAGAGTTCCCTTATCAAAAGCCAACTAGCAGCTAGACTGGAGTTCCCTTATCAAAAGCCAACTAGCAGCTAGACTGGAGTTTCCTTATCAGAACTACCAGGTCTTTTAATCCCTCTCCACATATTACTAAAGTCTTTAATTACACATCAAGGTTTACTTCTTATGACttcattttttcttttcctttcactTGCATACTTATGGTTCATACTGTGGCGTGTAGCGCACAGCAcacatgttttatttttatcttgATTGATTTTATTTTCAGGGTTCGTACGGGTGCTTGAAATCCTTGAAAATGCTTGAATTTTAATGTTGCGTTTTCAAGGGTTGAAAAGTGCTTGCATTTCGGAATGAAGTGCTTGAAAATGCTTAAAATTGTAAGTGTATTTCTTTTGACACAAATGGCTATCTGACGGAATAGTTAGCTTAGCCTATTAGATGCAGAAAGTCGGAGAGTTTTAATGAGCGTTGGTTAGAAAACGGCTATTTCGGACTGCTGAACAGAAATCATGTAGGGTCATGATTCATTGCTAGCTAGGTCGCCATTAAAGCTAACATATTATTGAATAGGCTACTTAGCTCCAATCATTGGAAGACAAGGAGAAAGTTAGGTTGAAAAGGGACATGAAACTTTATGGTATGTGAATGCAAAACCGCACCAGTCATGTCTATGGCTGTATTTACCATAGAGGTCACCTTTCTTTCTTCAAATTTTGttgtatttattaattaaaaatagCAATTATCCTTGCATCAACGCATCGTCACACAACATGTAGTTGTAGCCTCTGACATGTCAAAACGAAAGTAGAGTTGACTCTGCTATCGCGGAGCTATGTCCTAACTAACAAAcgcaacacactcacacgcagcTCAAATAAACTTCAATACCCACAAATCCATTGTTCAAAATAAATAATCGTCAGACCTGAACAAAGGCTGACTTcaaggcctactcaaaatgttATGCTGAAATTCCGTGGAGTTGCAGCTAGCTAACCTGCACTGAAAATTAGATATCAGAGTCTGGTCTGGACCAATAATATTATATAGATAGTAGCCTAGATAGTAGATAATAGTAGATATTTATATGGATATTATGTAAGCATGATATTGATTATTGGTCAGTTATTTACACAGGAGACAGGAGAAATCAGACAGAAAGGTGGAAATAAGGAGAAAGAGTTAGGAGAAGATAGGGAAATAATAGGCAAAGGGCCCTCACAAGTGAGTGAGAGTCAAGATGTGACACTCACTGTGTCAGAAGGTACAAGCTCTGCAGCCTATGACCCTGCAATTTATAAATGCAACATTCACTACTCTGATGAGGAGAAGCAGAGCATTCTTAATTAAAGATGGAGCAGAGATCAGTAGAAATATCCTCAAAACCAATTGGAGCTCAGTTTTGTGGTTTAATACTTATTACTACAAGTGGAAAGGACATTAAAACACCATGCATATGCATATGGTGCCGTTTGGCAAGAAGTTAGATTTATCCAATTATATGACAACTCCGTCATCTTCATGTCACCCAACGTCACATCTCCACATTGCTAGCCTACTGGTTGGTAGCTCATGATCACAGATGTAGGCCTGTCTGCATGCAGTTGTAGGCAAGAAAGAGACATACCTGTATTTTCCGGAATATAAGTcacaccggagtataagtcgcaccagtcaaaaaatgtgtcatgaagaggaaaaaaacatatatataaatatatgttgcacctgagtcgcaggaccagccaaactatgaaaaaaagtgtgacttctagtctggaaaatacggtaatcaGTCTTGACTGTCATGAAAGAGTGAGCCTTAACATTAGTTTGAGTTCACATATTCAGCAAAGAATAGTTATTTGAtgagtgatttatttttttattttatttatttatttatttaatgtttttttttttttttttttttctgccaatTAGATAGCAAGCAAAGTCTACTTCCAGACAGGtgacacattttttatttttcctttaatTTCTTTTCTGCTATTAAGAAACACACTTTTCTCTGTTAAAATCATCTCTAAATGATAAAGTAAAAATCATTTTGAGTTAGTATATTCGTATATTCGTATAATATGTCATTTGCCACCGCTGTAAAGTGCTGGAAAAGCTTGAAAATTAACCTTGAAAGTGCTTGAATTTGATCTTGGAATAGGGGTACGAACcctgtattttaaaaaaatatctatGCCTTTTCTTCTAGGAGCCCTCATTGCAAGGCATCTTCCATTATTCCGGTAAAGAGCAGATGACCAAATACGAGATAGCATGTGCAATCGCAGATGCTTTTAATCTACCCAGTAGTCACCTCATACCGGTAAGAGTTTTTCATATTCCTCTGTCTTATTTTCCTTGCGTATTACAACAGCAGTGTCTCAGACATAGGAATCTGCCTGGCCATGTtggtgtataagtatatatactcttttgatcccgtgagggaaaattggtctctgcatttatcccaatccgtgaattagtgaaacacactcggcacacagtgaacacagtgaggtgaagcacacactagtcccggcgcagtgagctgcctgctacaacagcggtgcttggggagcagtgaggggatagctcaagggcacttcagctgttcctactggtctggggttcgaacaggcaaccctcggttacaagtccgaagcgctaaccagtaggccacggctgcccctaaagtGTATCCTCTTGGATGTGTGATGGTGGTCAGTGGTTGCTGTGCTGAGCAGTGAGTAAACCTCACTTGACGTCCCAATACCTTAAGAGATGTGCTAGCGACAGACCACAAGTGCCCATGGTTTCTATCATCCTTGCTAGCACGCCCACCTCCTACCGGACTCAAGCTCCAAGGCTATGAGTTTAAGTCTGTTGTGAGACTGCTTGTCTACACAACGCAGgtcacagcagagcacagctaAATTTAtgtaatttgtgtgtcatcacaAAATGTATGTGCAACCACATTTTTTTCTGTACCATTACTTTCTTTTGGGTCGATGTATTTTGTATGCTTTCAAAAATAGTAACTCAAACGTAGTAGCGCTATAACTGTATCAGTTGTTCTGTATTTACCCAAGCAGTGTCCTTGTGTTTGCTTCACATTTCTTCTTTTGTGGACACTGCAATCTTTGGGGGCTCAGTGGGACAGTGTGGTTCCTCTGAACACTTGATTGGTTCCTATACATGGCACCAAGTTGTTCTTTACCTCCAGCCTAGCCCTAATAATGCCATAATCAGGATTTTGataaatttacatttttttacatcTAACACTTTATGAAGTCAGACCTGCATTTACAGCCCCCGCCCTgtagagggaggtattgatcaATTTTCCTCACTGGTGTTATTGCAAAACACCTCACCATGATGAGAGAATAGTAAAACAGAAATGTATAGAACTGAAAAGCCATTCCATGTGAAAAGGGCATACCAGTGCATTGATTACCTGGAGTCTGTCAATAAGGCTGGACATCTACATGAGCCATCAAATCCATTGAATTCAAGAAGTATTGAAAGATAAAATGGGCCTCAGTAGGATGTAGACAGTACTGAACAAAACTCTAGAAGTGTGGCTGTGGAATGAATCATAGCACATGTTTATCATATTCTTAATTTGATTGGCCTAAAATGATAAACCTACTGCTTACGAGCTCACATGCTAACCAACCATAAAAGCTGTTGGTGTTGAAATGCATGCAAATACTGAATAtgtatacagtacaggccaaaagtttggacacaccttctcatttcaatgcgttttctttattttcatgactatttacttTTTAAATTTCTACTGAAGGCATCGAAACTATAaatgaatgcaaagttatttggcccacagatgaatatttgtcaagttatggcttgctgaatatggtattatttaaaaaaaacatagcaacttgaatataagacatgttttcagttatttcacatttttttgttaagtacataattccatatgtgttcattaatagttttgatgaatctacaatgtaaatagtcatgaaaataaaggaaactgaatgagaaggtgtgtccaaacttttggcctgtactgtagaTGTGCACTGAGAGGTAGAGATGCACATGGTTTGATTGGATTGGATCGTCTTTAaaaggacaccaggcaacgtttttgtgttaattaatcatcttcgtaagtcggtatatgttTAAATTACTCATTACAGGgcaaatgaagactctctcgcctgtccctactgcctgtaggaagaatatcccacttacaagttcagtgtatcgtacccgccgacctgcagtctcacaaagtctcagacatcgcgagaagcaggatcagtttacatcctgcatctaCAGCaaagaggcaggctaacaaaatgCGATTTGTTGCGaacatgtgtataatggcagagccggcaaataagcagcgaaaacccttgacggaagatgcaaagaaaaggaaaagagcttcagaccgagcgagggctcgcacacgtatagacacgtacagacgctagggggagttttggagagaaaaagcatcaggcttgcctggtatccCTTTAATGTCTTATcataaacaataataaacaaatgcaaGTTGATCTATAACTTGTTAAGTAACCCAACAGCTAATGGGACAAATTATCTTAGGTATCTGTTAAACCTGGCCCGCTTAAGAAAAGTCTACCTCCTCCCTGATGGCACGAGGCTCAACTCTGAGTGGAGTGGGTGTAGGTGTTGCAAAAtggcattgttttttttgtgtggctCTGACCTAATACAAATATCCAATGCATTTGAGGTTCGTGCTAGTGATCTTCTAACAGAGTAACAATTTTAAAGAATTTTGTGAAACTGGAGATGAAAATGAAAACTttaagtgaaattaaaatgtGACTTGCAACAAATCtggcacaaaaaaaacaattccgCCAAGGCCCTCCATGTTTATGAGCTTGGTGCTATTAGCTTGAGCTTGTGGTGCATTGGTTGCGAATGCTGTAATatgacatgtactgtatgcaataactctgtgcgtgtctgtgtctgtgtctgtgtctgtgtgtttctccagCTGACGGAGCAGCCTGCGGGTGCAGGGGCTCAGCGGCCCCAGAACGCTCAGCTGGAGTGCTCGCGGCTAGAGCTGCTGGGCCTGAGCGTGGAGCCCACACCCTTCAAGATGGCCATCCGAGACGTGCTCTGGCCCTTCCTCCAGGACAAGCGCTGCCGGCAGACCGCCTTTCACTGAAGGGTTACCACTCCTCTGGaactagagagaaagagaatgcatTCCTAAAACAGTAGTGATCTTTCATGTGACATGGAATAGTTTTAGCTGAAGTTACCAGTTGAGTGTTTGCACAGTTATTTTTTCCCAATCCTGTGATGGAACAGATACACGCTCAACCTACTTTGGACTATTTTATGTTTCTGTGCAAGATGTAATATTGATAATCATTTGGGGATCACAACAACTGCCATTTTATTTGATCAACTCTTTTTTTGGTGTTGGCTTTTGATGTGGGTCTACCAGTTCAAAATACTCTCATAATTTACATTGTTTCTGTGAGAAAGCACTCCTGCTGTGGGCTTTGCCTTGCCTGAAGGTTGATGTGATGTCTGTGCTAGCAGGCCTACTGAAATGATATCACCCCAAAATGAAGTACGGTTATGAAGGTGTGAAGGTGCTTTATCTCGACACTGAGTGCAATAGTTGAGTTGCTATGTTGGCTTTTCTGAGGGAACAGTTGaagaatacagtatgttttaaATTCTGGGGTTGAACCCTTTTGCAAGCACTGTTTTCTCACGTTGGTGTTCGGTGACCACCAATTATgtataagataaaaaaaatatttgactgAGCATCTGGCTATATATGcttaaataataaaaagtaatattgaaaaaaaaaaaaaccctgttttgttttctctatgGTCACATGACGGTTAAGTGAGTGTAGGACATGCTTACAATACAATATGTACAAATGTGGGGTGGTATTTTAACACTATACAATGTCTAATAATATACAGTACTGTTGTTTTAGCAATGTTATGATGAccttatatttttatttctcattGTCTTTTAGAATTCAACCAGAAGATAGAGggaatatatacatatatagtgCATTTCTGGTTCAGATTCTAGTCTTTTGCATCCATTcgattggttgtttttttttgcagtgttatAATGACCAATCTCGCAAGGGGGAAGCTGAAGCCGGTTGGTACTGGcactggctctggctctgacaCATTGGTATCAGAAGTGGGAAGGAGATGACGACACTTCGACAGATCGAAGATCTCATTGAAAAGCTACAGCTGGAAGAGTTCATTGTCACCTAGTGAAAAATGTGGCCAAAGGTTTCTATTCAAAAAACCTTGATGAGGCAAGCTGACACTGTATTACCACCTAGGAATACAATGAAGAGGGTCCACAGAGATGTACAATACTTTTCAGGTGGCTCCTCCACTTTGTGCCCTACCAAAATGCTCTTGATACCGCCGTGTCCGTTTTAGGGCGAGCCACGGTCAAGTCGGCAGCTGATCTCGAGAGCCCCATTAGCTTCTAGCAGGGCGACATGCCCATCAGTGGCCTGGGTAGGGAATGACAGCTCCATCAAGAAACTTCCCTCTTGGGTAATTGGTCATTATAACACTGCTAAAACAACAAATGTAATGGTAACTTGAGACTGAAATGTACAAAACCCTAGAGGGGTCATTGCAATATATTTATTGGTATGTAACAAGAAAATGtgtgctcgttttactaaattgtgctttcattttagtaaattgtgctctTATTTTAATTGTAATttgatttagtaaattgtgcgcacATTATACTAAATAgagcgctcattttactaaattgtgctcttattttaattgttgtaaattgagtacaatttagtaaaatgtactcacaatatagtaaaacgtgcacacaatttaataaaatgtgcacacattttctcggtacacaaaaatatcttgcaatgacacctcctgggctccgtaGACTGGTATCAGATCATTTTATGTGCTTAAATGGCctactgtgtacatatttcctgtgttctctgttttctctggaaagtgagaaataaacaatatgGTCTTTATGGCATTGCTGAGACAAATCATGTAAGGTGCCTGAGATTtttgtacagtactgtatatttttatttttgtatgccATTTTATTTTATGTGATCATGTGAACAATATTCTTGTGTTCAATGTATTCAAAGCTACAGGAgacaaagggaggagagagagcagtccATCATTTCTCAGAAATAATTACCATAGTAGCCTATTTCTTAATTCCATGGTACTCTGCAACTTTGGCATTCAGTAAGTGATGATTGAAGTGAAGACGGGATTTCTGTAGGCTCTTGTGCAAGTTAATGTTTTACCAGCAATTCTCTaatcagccccccccccctctatgTGTGTGAAACTGGTGGACACCGTTGACTGCGAAGGATCGAAATCCACTACGTTTGCTAATGACGTATCTATAGCCCTTGTCAAGCGCGAGTCACCTGATCATCTGTAGGCAACTTCGCGTAGCGAACTGACTTCATTACATTGAAGCACTATCGACAAGTAGAATTTATTAAATCCTTTGGATGACAGAAATCAAAGCCACCGACGATTTATGGATTAACAGTGAAGCTTCTACGGCGGATACAACTGAAAAAGTTTAACGGTTGGAATCacgataaaaaaaacaacagcggCCTGGCACAGCGTTCCACAATTCACTTCAGAGTAAGTCACACGATACCTTTCTAAAACGCGGTCGTGGTCGATAGCTTCTTTAAAAAGTATatgcattttctttctttttaggGCCAATAATGAACTGAAACTTCGGTCATATTCACAAACTTTTGCTTGACCAGTAAACATGAAAATTGTCTCAGTGCGATGTCACCGACATATGCCTATGTTGTAATTAGAGTAGCCTATTATAGGGTTATAGTCTGCTTAAGTTCCTGCCTTTTCCGCGATTTGTTTGGAAAACAAAACACTGGAACAACACACGGCCAAGGGTCCAT
Encoded proteins:
- the mat2b gene encoding methionine adenosyltransferase 2 subunit beta isoform X1, with product MCEKETEFKILFTPGHVELIKENVAIPYRRVLITGATGLLGRAVYKEFQNNAWDALGTGYSRARPRFLKCNLLDEEALRSLIQQFQPHVIVHCAAERRPDVVERHTEAAFNLNVHTSATLAKETAGIFLIYISTDYVFDGRNPPYGENDAPNPLNLYGKSKLEGEREVLRHNPGAAILRVPILYGEVERVDESAVTVLWDRVQEGADSCTIDHCQQRFPTYSSDVARVCRLMAERRLQEPSLQGIFHYSGKEQMTKYEIACAIADAFNLPSSHLIPLTEQPAGAGAQRPQNAQLECSRLELLGLSVEPTPFKMAIRDVLWPFLQDKRCRQTAFH
- the mat2b gene encoding methionine adenosyltransferase 2 subunit beta isoform X2, with the translated sequence MNRVQENMPLYEYADFEENVAIPYRRVLITGATGLLGRAVYKEFQNNAWDALGTGYSRARPRFLKCNLLDEEALRSLIQQFQPHVIVHCAAERRPDVVERHTEAAFNLNVHTSATLAKETAGIFLIYISTDYVFDGRNPPYGENDAPNPLNLYGKSKLEGEREVLRHNPGAAILRVPILYGEVERVDESAVTVLWDRVQEGADSCTIDHCQQRFPTYSSDVARVCRLMAERRLQEPSLQGIFHYSGKEQMTKYEIACAIADAFNLPSSHLIPLTEQPAGAGAQRPQNAQLECSRLELLGLSVEPTPFKMAIRDVLWPFLQDKRCRQTAFH